A genomic stretch from Bifidobacterium sp. ESL0769 includes:
- a CDS encoding helix-turn-helix transcriptional regulator, whose protein sequence is MKNHLPQLRQQHQLSQAALAKAVGVSRQTIISIEKGRFDPSLPLAFRLAELFDCTIEDIFTPES, encoded by the coding sequence ATGAAAAACCACCTACCGCAACTTCGCCAGCAACACCAGCTCTCGCAGGCTGCCCTCGCCAAGGCGGTCGGTGTGAGTCGCCAGACCATCATCTCCATCGAAAAGGGCCGTTTTGATCCGTCCTTACCTCTGGCGTTTCGCCTGGCTGAACTTTTCGATTGCACCATCGAAGACATCTTTACTCCGGAATCATAA
- a CDS encoding metalloregulator ArsR/SmtB family transcription factor — MGVQTTLSALADPARREILQLLRQRVMNAGELAEATGLSASRLSYHLRKLKEAELVTDSRDGTMIWYEPNLTVLDDTIVWLKELQRNGQIVRASEYRVKSVGCGKSSLGSSQLEAKTVKNSKRENE, encoded by the coding sequence ATGGGAGTGCAAACCACGTTGTCAGCGCTCGCGGACCCGGCACGACGGGAGATTCTCCAGTTGTTAAGGCAGAGGGTTATGAACGCCGGCGAACTCGCGGAAGCAACAGGGCTTTCGGCGTCACGACTTTCATACCATCTGCGCAAGCTCAAGGAGGCCGAGCTGGTCACCGACAGCCGGGACGGCACGATGATCTGGTACGAGCCGAACCTGACTGTCCTTGACGACACCATCGTCTGGCTGAAGGAGCTTCAACGTAATGGCCAAATCGTGAGGGCTTCTGAATATAGGGTGAAGTCGGTAGGGTGTGGAAAATCTTCGCTCGGTTCGTCGCAACTCGAGGCCAAGACAGTGAAAAACAGCAAACGGGAAAACGAATGA
- a CDS encoding DUF1648 domain-containing protein has product MKVTMTQDSREEKSMSEKSKGKKTGAQQLTDDETANTIRHTGWKAVIGGAKNWNVAMVIISLLPLVIYLLALPYMPDIVPAHYNARGELDRWGSKYEGLFFPLFSLLMCAIWLVCEVPVERSAQKQSGSSTDQKTTVHTWVIGGCCMFVVFNVMNIWIIADAFSKGQGGVNIPLEPIMNVVTGLVFIVLGNILPNTRPNRLTGIRVSGAYKSRESWRRCQRFGGLAFIIGGVVLVVLGITVHSSSLVNTYGILAVLLVIVVACYAYSVYAGKKYGDIGGKMNHK; this is encoded by the coding sequence ATGAAGGTAACCATGACGCAAGATTCAAGGGAAGAGAAATCAATGTCTGAAAAGTCCAAAGGTAAGAAGACCGGAGCTCAACAGCTAACAGACGACGAAACGGCGAATACGATACGGCACACAGGTTGGAAAGCAGTGATTGGCGGCGCAAAGAACTGGAATGTGGCGATGGTGATCATTAGTCTTTTGCCGCTGGTGATTTACCTGTTGGCCTTGCCGTATATGCCGGACATTGTACCTGCGCATTACAATGCCCGCGGCGAGCTTGACCGCTGGGGCAGCAAGTATGAGGGACTCTTTTTCCCTCTGTTCTCGTTGCTGATGTGTGCGATTTGGTTGGTGTGCGAAGTTCCCGTCGAACGTTCTGCGCAGAAACAGTCTGGTTCAAGTACGGATCAGAAGACGACGGTACATACATGGGTCATCGGTGGGTGTTGCATGTTCGTAGTATTCAACGTCATGAACATCTGGATTATCGCAGACGCTTTCAGTAAAGGACAGGGTGGGGTGAACATACCGTTGGAGCCAATCATGAACGTAGTCACCGGTCTGGTGTTCATCGTTCTCGGCAACATCCTGCCGAATACACGGCCGAACAGATTGACGGGTATACGCGTGTCTGGAGCCTACAAAAGCCGTGAATCGTGGCGTCGCTGCCAACGCTTTGGCGGACTGGCATTCATTATCGGTGGTGTTGTCTTGGTAGTTCTGGGCATTACCGTGCACTCATCTAGTTTGGTCAATACATATGGCATTCTTGCGGTTCTTCTGGTCATAGTGGTGGCATGTTACGCCTACAGCGTTTACGCCGGCAAGAAATATGGCGATATTGGCGGGAAGATGAACCATAAGTAG
- a CDS encoding AbrB/MazE/SpoVT family DNA-binding domain-containing protein gives MSKVTVAKWGNSEGIRIPKEIRDEARISEGTELDISYKDGSIVLTPSTVRTVKVGKYDVPVLRDLFKGYTGSYRGEEWDTGAPVGKEIW, from the coding sequence ATGTCGAAAGTAACAGTGGCAAAGTGGGGCAATAGCGAAGGGATTCGTATTCCCAAGGAAATCAGAGACGAGGCAAGGATTTCGGAAGGTACAGAGCTGGATATCTCTTATAAAGATGGTTCCATTGTGTTGACGCCAAGTACGGTTCGGACTGTAAAGGTCGGCAAATACGATGTTCCGGTACTCAGGGATTTGTTCAAAGGCTATACGGGTTCCTATCGAGGCGAAGAGTGGGACACTGGAGCCCCTGTTGGAAAGGAGATATGGTAA
- a CDS encoding type II toxin-antitoxin system PemK/MazF family toxin gives MVMQFFKGDVICTDFQPSKGHEQTKRRYAVVISNDDFNKECNLQIVCPISNGDNGFPLHFNIEDSLLSGHDTRYGKLSGFVQVEQMKSFDLNARDTEYVGRLSPVMMRKLTSTALSCLY, from the coding sequence ATGGTAATGCAGTTTTTCAAGGGTGATGTTATATGTACCGATTTCCAACCTTCAAAAGGACACGAACAAACCAAAAGACGCTATGCCGTAGTGATAAGCAACGATGATTTCAACAAAGAGTGTAATTTACAAATAGTATGTCCCATAAGTAATGGGGATAATGGATTTCCCCTGCATTTTAATATAGAAGATTCGTTATTGAGCGGACATGATACAAGGTATGGAAAGCTTTCCGGTTTCGTGCAAGTGGAGCAAATGAAATCTTTCGATCTGAATGCCCGAGATACCGAATATGTCGGACGGCTTTCGCCAGTGATGATGCGCAAACTCACGTCTACCGCTTTGTCCTGTTTGTATTGA
- a CDS encoding endonuclease/exonuclease/phosphatase family protein: MMTELVIGTFNLQCTIPNDSEAQTSLLRENSVDICALQEINFDNYRFGPDRFNSLSAFTKGNNSFVDYRYAPSIEFAHGSMGIGMVSELPVQSSEIISLYSEDAKPETIAELHKCYNEYDPQKPETLEHLEEFNRRTTSIEPRVAIRSQFKIGDKSLAFYATHLSFETEALRHTQLVQLRNMLRKDPADCTILAGDLNVDQSTKELNFLRDEFTLSNGNGGVWYDTFSGIDENMKVNSVDNIILSKNIRLLETKMIPTDLSDHQLLTAKIELS, encoded by the coding sequence ATGATGACCGAATTGGTGATAGGGACGTTCAATCTGCAATGCACGATTCCCAATGACAGTGAGGCGCAGACCAGTCTTTTAAGGGAGAATTCGGTTGATATCTGTGCGTTGCAGGAGATAAATTTCGATAATTACCGCTTTGGCCCAGATCGGTTCAACAGCCTTTCCGCGTTCACAAAAGGCAACAACAGTTTTGTTGATTATCGCTACGCTCCTTCGATTGAATTCGCGCACGGTTCCATGGGTATCGGCATGGTCAGTGAACTTCCAGTGCAAAGCAGCGAGATCATATCGTTGTATTCCGAGGACGCCAAGCCGGAGACGATAGCCGAACTGCATAAGTGCTACAACGAGTATGATCCTCAAAAACCTGAGACGCTTGAACACCTCGAAGAATTCAACCGCCGTACCACTTCCATAGAACCGCGTGTAGCAATTCGCAGCCAATTCAAGATCGGCGATAAGTCCTTGGCATTCTATGCTACGCATCTGAGCTTTGAAACCGAGGCTTTGAGACATACCCAGCTCGTCCAGCTGAGAAACATGCTGCGTAAGGACCCTGCGGATTGCACCATTTTGGCCGGGGATTTGAACGTTGATCAGAGCACGAAGGAGCTTAATTTCCTGCGTGATGAGTTCACTCTTTCCAACGGTAACGGGGGAGTCTGGTACGACACGTTCTCGGGCATTGACGAAAACATGAAGGTCAATAGCGTCGATAACATTATCCTTTCCAAGAACATCCGGTTATTGGAAACGAAAATGATTCCGACTGATTTGTCCGATCACCAGCTGTTGACGGCGAAAATCGAACTTTCCTGA
- a CDS encoding ABC transporter substrate-binding protein, with protein MKKNMVVKALAAVASLSMLTGMAACGSGGSSTQGNSAAGSGDCKVFKKYGNLKGKTVTMFSGWMDEEGDATNKSFDKFRNCTGANVKYEGSSELSVQLPVRVKSGSAPDIAVVPQPGMLKTMVKTGKTKVMPDSVKANIEKYYTKDWQEYSSVDGKIYGIALDASTKSFIWYSPKKFKEKGYKVPQTWDEMMTLTKKIAADTKGTDAKPWSVGIESGASTGWPATDWLEDAVIRFTDVDTYNKWVSHEIPFNDPKILAAFQQIGKILKNNDYVNGGLGDSQSIASTAWQDAGTPLLNGKGYMMHMAPFYQTNFKSANPDIKIAPDGDAWVFLMPGKTKDSKPVLGGGDFAISFANRPEVNALLTYLSSPDWANERARQMGGWVYPNKGLNVSLLGSQLDKLSYKTLIDPKTEFRFDGSDLMPSEVGAGSFWKKMTEYFAQNKSEKETLDQIEASWQRDVN; from the coding sequence GTGAAAAAGAACATGGTTGTCAAGGCGTTGGCTGCTGTTGCCAGTCTGTCAATGCTTACGGGAATGGCTGCGTGCGGTTCGGGCGGCTCGTCGACTCAGGGGAATAGTGCTGCCGGCAGTGGTGACTGCAAGGTTTTCAAGAAGTACGGTAACCTCAAGGGCAAGACCGTCACGATGTTCTCGGGCTGGATGGACGAGGAAGGTGACGCCACCAATAAGTCGTTCGACAAGTTCCGTAATTGCACCGGCGCGAATGTCAAGTACGAAGGTTCTTCCGAGCTTTCCGTGCAGCTTCCTGTTCGTGTGAAGTCGGGTTCGGCGCCTGATATCGCCGTTGTTCCTCAGCCTGGAATGCTGAAGACCATGGTGAAAACCGGCAAGACCAAGGTCATGCCTGATTCTGTGAAAGCCAATATCGAAAAGTACTATACCAAGGATTGGCAGGAGTATAGCTCGGTAGACGGCAAGATTTACGGCATCGCGTTGGATGCTTCCACCAAGTCCTTCATCTGGTATTCCCCGAAGAAGTTTAAGGAGAAGGGTTACAAAGTTCCGCAGACTTGGGATGAGATGATGACTCTCACCAAGAAGATTGCTGCGGATACCAAGGGTACGGATGCCAAGCCTTGGTCAGTCGGTATTGAAAGTGGCGCCAGTACTGGTTGGCCCGCAACCGATTGGCTTGAAGATGCAGTGATTCGTTTCACCGATGTGGATACGTACAACAAGTGGGTTTCCCACGAGATTCCGTTCAACGATCCGAAGATTCTTGCTGCCTTCCAGCAAATTGGCAAGATTCTCAAGAACAATGACTACGTCAATGGCGGCTTGGGCGATTCTCAGTCCATCGCCTCGACTGCATGGCAGGACGCAGGTACGCCGCTGCTCAACGGCAAGGGCTACATGATGCACATGGCGCCGTTCTATCAGACCAACTTCAAGTCCGCGAATCCTGATATCAAAATAGCTCCTGACGGTGACGCCTGGGTGTTCCTGATGCCAGGCAAGACCAAGGATTCCAAGCCTGTCCTCGGTGGTGGCGACTTCGCCATTTCGTTCGCAAACCGTCCTGAAGTCAATGCGTTGCTCACCTATCTTTCCTCACCTGATTGGGCCAACGAGCGTGCCCGTCAGATGGGTGGCTGGGTCTATCCGAACAAGGGTCTGAATGTCTCGCTCTTGGGCTCTCAGCTCGACAAGCTCTCCTACAAGACTCTGATTGATCCTAAGACCGAGTTCCGTTTCGATGGTTCTGATCTGATGCCTTCTGAGGTTGGTGCAGGTAGCTTCTGGAAGAAGATGACCGAGTACTTCGCTCAGAATAAGTCCGAAAAGGAGACTCTTGATCAGATTGAGGCTTCTTGGCAGAGGGATGTCAACTGA
- a CDS encoding sugar ABC transporter permease → MVIAILLFVAVVGLVLFLTNLPKHMPSWGVAATFLFPAIILICFGLIYPAIVTFKNSFYGRDGTQGVGWANYIQIFTEPQFLRVLLNSVLWTILVPLLSTAVGLIYSVVVDRTRFEKLAKTLIFLPMAISMVGASIIWKFVYDQRVGLLSAVYTWVAKLFGHTVRAPQWLMNAPLNTFLLIFVMIWIEAGYAMTVLSTAIKGIPEDLVEAARLDGLNAWQQFIYLTIPMIRPSIVVVITTVAMAGLKSFDIVRTMTAGNYDTSVIANEFYTQSFLNQNTGLGAALAVLMFIIVIPVVVFNVRQLRKSQDVR, encoded by the coding sequence ATGGTAATTGCAATCCTTTTGTTTGTCGCCGTTGTGGGCTTGGTCCTTTTCCTCACCAACCTGCCGAAGCATATGCCATCTTGGGGTGTGGCCGCTACGTTCCTGTTCCCGGCGATTATATTGATTTGCTTTGGTTTGATTTATCCTGCAATCGTCACTTTCAAGAACTCGTTCTACGGCCGAGACGGAACACAAGGTGTCGGATGGGCCAATTACATCCAGATTTTCACGGAGCCGCAATTCCTGCGTGTGCTTCTGAACTCTGTATTATGGACTATCTTGGTACCATTGCTTTCCACCGCCGTCGGTCTGATTTATTCGGTGGTTGTCGATCGTACGCGTTTTGAAAAGCTCGCCAAGACCTTGATTTTCCTGCCGATGGCTATTTCGATGGTCGGCGCGTCCATCATCTGGAAATTCGTCTATGATCAGCGAGTCGGTTTGCTTTCCGCCGTTTATACCTGGGTCGCAAAATTGTTCGGGCATACGGTGCGGGCGCCGCAATGGCTGATGAATGCACCGTTGAATACATTCCTTCTGATTTTCGTCATGATCTGGATTGAAGCCGGTTATGCGATGACCGTGCTCTCCACAGCCATCAAGGGAATCCCCGAGGATCTGGTTGAGGCAGCACGTCTCGATGGCCTGAATGCGTGGCAACAATTCATCTATCTGACGATTCCGATGATTCGTCCGTCCATCGTCGTGGTCATCACCACCGTCGCGATGGCAGGCTTGAAGTCTTTCGATATAGTGCGAACCATGACAGCCGGCAACTATGACACCTCCGTCATAGCGAACGAATTCTATACGCAGTCGTTCCTGAACCAGAATACGGGACTTGGCGCGGCATTGGCGGTGCTGATGTTCATCATCGTCATTCCGGTGGTTGTCTTTAATGTCAGGCAGTTGAGAAAGTCGCAGGATGTACGATGA
- a CDS encoding carbohydrate ABC transporter permease: protein MSEKKKARISRREKALIRTKNKLSSPWATAISIIIAVLWTIPTVGLLVTSFRQNRLAISTSGWWTSLLPKNWSDFGLANYKTVLGGTYNLGAYLTNSFVITIPGVLIPISLALLAAYAFAWCDFPGKNILFIAVFSLQVVPVQVAMIPLLTQYVNWGINNTFWVIWLTHTIFGLPLAIFMLHNFMCDIPRELIEAARVDGAGDVQIFLKVVLPLMVPATASFAIFQFLWVWNDLLVALAFTGNTASTAPLTARLSDMVGSRGSAWYLLAPGAFIAMIVPVLVFLFLQRYFVRGMLAGAVKG, encoded by the coding sequence ATGAGTGAGAAGAAAAAAGCAAGAATATCACGTCGTGAGAAGGCTTTGATTCGTACCAAGAACAAGCTTTCTTCGCCTTGGGCCACTGCGATATCCATTATCATCGCGGTATTGTGGACCATTCCGACTGTCGGCCTGTTGGTCACCAGCTTCAGGCAGAACAGACTAGCCATTTCCACTTCAGGTTGGTGGACGAGCCTTCTGCCGAAGAACTGGTCCGATTTCGGCTTGGCAAACTACAAAACCGTTCTCGGCGGCACCTACAATCTGGGCGCCTATCTGACGAACTCGTTTGTCATCACCATTCCCGGTGTCCTCATCCCGATCAGCCTCGCCCTGCTCGCGGCCTATGCGTTCGCATGGTGCGATTTCCCGGGCAAGAACATCCTTTTCATCGCGGTGTTCTCGCTGCAGGTCGTCCCGGTGCAGGTCGCGATGATTCCTCTGCTCACTCAGTATGTGAACTGGGGCATCAACAACACCTTCTGGGTCATCTGGCTGACGCATACCATTTTCGGCCTCCCGCTGGCAATCTTCATGCTTCATAACTTCATGTGCGATATCCCCAGGGAGCTTATTGAGGCAGCCAGGGTTGATGGCGCAGGCGACGTTCAGATCTTCCTCAAAGTGGTTCTGCCGTTGATGGTTCCGGCCACGGCTTCCTTCGCAATCTTCCAGTTCCTCTGGGTTTGGAACGACCTGCTTGTCGCTTTGGCGTTCACCGGCAACACCGCTTCGACGGCACCGTTGACCGCACGCCTTTCCGACATGGTCGGCTCCCGCGGATCCGCATGGTACCTGTTGGCTCCTGGAGCCTTCATCGCCATGATTGTGCCTGTGCTGGTGTTCCTCTTCCTGCAGCGTTACTTCGTACGCGGCATGCTTGCCGGTGCAGTAAAGGGCTGA
- a CDS encoding glycosyl hydrolase family 65 protein produces the protein MTQHPSKQIDSEDATASIHRGQNTNFDEWELWQHLPSQPMDEKCYPIDPWKFVRYGSTDEESATLFSLSNGCIGVRGDSGKPRSLGSGTFLNGFHETSPISHNENAHGYSRVGQAIQGVPDVCDFRFIVDGRELSGDDRIWQEIDFKKGSATRFYKYALEDGACLEIDITTMVCLFRRDLMTVTVRLRAVGADLHLSVEAPINVENVQGGESVGHGRIRSVADSGRKHLDVDGLTCNDNNETYGAYHCVNSGMVMAVGFSQFLDGASVPSSFDVDLRDGAEQTLIRYASYNSQDIEPVGVSEGLKVVVSEETDSSELVKRCAETLRWASGQGERALCSQQEQCLAEFWNLADISIEDDSQGRTEQILRWELFQLAQATMFIPNGVSAKGMSGTGYSGHYFWDTETYILPFLAYTFPEHARNILSYRFRMLPAARKRAKMLDVNGALFPWRTIDGEEASGYFVASTAQYHIDADIAYAVCQYTAVSGDREFLAREGVDLLVETARMWASLGFFGEDGAFHINTVTGPDEYTVMVNDNYYTNAMAQFNLRAAARALDQLDSDDRLAADKRLSIGQSEPADWLKAADSMKLPYDSSRQIHLQDADVLAREPWNGEGDIKQPLFLHYHPINVYRRRILKQTDTVLALYLLSSQFDIDAKRRDFDFYDPLTIQDSSLSASSQAIIAAEVGYEDLAMQYFRRSLYADVANLHRNTRDGIHLASAGGVWLSVVAGFGGFRDSGGRQLSIDPHLPPTWRSMTYRLKIRGSLIEVRLDSDGVKLRRLTGSPVRLLVEGESRQV, from the coding sequence GTGACTCAGCATCCGAGCAAACAGATTGACTCGGAAGATGCCACAGCTTCCATTCATCGGGGGCAGAATACAAACTTCGATGAATGGGAGCTGTGGCAACATCTTCCTTCGCAGCCTATGGACGAAAAATGCTATCCGATTGATCCTTGGAAATTCGTCCGTTACGGTTCAACCGACGAGGAGAGCGCGACGTTGTTCTCGCTTTCCAACGGTTGTATCGGTGTACGCGGTGATTCCGGCAAACCACGATCTCTGGGATCGGGCACATTCCTCAACGGGTTTCATGAGACTTCACCCATCAGCCACAACGAGAACGCGCATGGATATTCGCGTGTCGGTCAGGCCATCCAAGGCGTTCCCGACGTCTGCGATTTTCGCTTCATCGTAGACGGCCGTGAGCTTTCCGGCGATGACCGGATATGGCAGGAAATCGACTTCAAAAAGGGGAGTGCAACCCGTTTCTATAAGTATGCACTCGAAGACGGTGCATGTCTGGAAATCGATATCACGACCATGGTGTGTCTGTTCCGCAGAGACCTGATGACGGTCACGGTACGTTTGCGTGCCGTCGGCGCCGACCTTCATCTTTCTGTTGAGGCACCAATCAATGTCGAGAATGTGCAAGGCGGAGAATCCGTTGGGCATGGAAGAATTCGTTCCGTAGCTGACAGCGGGCGCAAGCACCTTGACGTTGACGGTTTGACCTGTAACGACAACAACGAGACCTATGGGGCCTATCATTGTGTCAACTCCGGGATGGTCATGGCCGTCGGCTTTTCGCAGTTCCTTGATGGCGCATCGGTCCCGTCTTCATTCGATGTCGATTTGCGCGATGGGGCGGAGCAAACGCTGATTCGTTACGCCTCCTACAATTCACAGGATATTGAGCCGGTAGGTGTTTCCGAAGGGCTTAAGGTTGTCGTTTCAGAAGAAACGGACTCCTCGGAGTTGGTGAAACGTTGCGCCGAAACACTGCGATGGGCTTCAGGGCAAGGTGAGCGTGCGTTGTGCTCGCAACAGGAACAATGCCTTGCTGAATTCTGGAATCTTGCGGATATCTCCATCGAGGACGACAGCCAAGGACGCACCGAGCAGATCCTGCGCTGGGAACTGTTCCAGCTGGCCCAGGCCACGATGTTCATTCCTAATGGCGTCTCCGCCAAGGGAATGAGTGGCACAGGTTATTCCGGCCATTACTTCTGGGATACCGAGACCTATATTCTTCCGTTCCTCGCCTATACGTTCCCCGAACATGCAAGGAACATCCTTTCCTACCGTTTCCGCATGTTGCCGGCCGCTCGGAAACGTGCGAAGATGCTGGATGTAAACGGAGCCTTGTTCCCATGGCGTACTATCGACGGCGAGGAAGCATCGGGATACTTTGTGGCCAGCACCGCGCAGTATCATATCGATGCGGACATCGCCTATGCGGTATGCCAATATACCGCTGTTAGTGGCGACCGGGAGTTTCTCGCCCGTGAGGGTGTGGACCTGTTGGTCGAGACAGCACGGATGTGGGCAAGCCTCGGTTTCTTCGGCGAAGACGGCGCTTTCCATATCAACACCGTCACTGGGCCGGACGAATACACCGTTATGGTCAACGACAACTATTACACCAATGCCATGGCGCAGTTCAATCTTCGTGCAGCAGCCCGGGCATTGGACCAACTGGATTCTGATGACAGACTTGCTGCCGATAAGCGTCTTTCCATTGGGCAGAGTGAACCTGCAGACTGGCTTAAAGCTGCCGATAGCATGAAGTTGCCTTATGATTCGTCTCGTCAGATCCATTTGCAGGATGCCGATGTGCTGGCGCGTGAACCTTGGAATGGTGAGGGAGACATCAAACAACCGTTGTTCCTCCATTACCATCCCATCAATGTCTATCGTCGCCGCATACTCAAACAGACGGATACCGTTCTTGCGTTGTATCTGCTTTCATCGCAGTTCGATATCGATGCCAAGCGTCGGGATTTCGATTTCTATGACCCATTGACCATTCAGGATTCTTCGCTTTCGGCTTCTTCCCAAGCTATCATTGCTGCAGAAGTCGGCTATGAGGACTTGGCCATGCAGTATTTCCGGCGTTCGCTGTATGCGGATGTCGCCAATCTGCATCGCAATACACGTGACGGCATCCATCTTGCCTCGGCTGGTGGCGTCTGGCTTTCCGTGGTTGCAGGCTTTGGTGGTTTTCGAGATTCAGGTGGGCGTCAGCTTTCGATAGATCCTCATCTGCCGCCAACCTGGCGATCCATGACCTACCGTTTGAAGATACGGGGGTCTCTGATCGAGGTCAGGCTCGATAGCGACGGCGTCAAGCTTCGTCGTTTGACCGGCAGTCCCGTACGTCTTCTCGTCGAGGGAGAATCTCGTCAGGTTTAA
- a CDS encoding LacI family DNA-binding transcriptional regulator, translating into MVSKTNAKARIEDVAVEANVSTATVSRAIHGLSGVSNETRRKVLSVARSMGYSPSHSAMSLASGSTQSVGLVLPDVSRWFFANAVEAAELLLRTMNYDALVYSLPDYVSGGRPRFNPEVLRSKVDAVAVLSLFFDDEEVRQLRSLDVPVAFLSVIQPGFSHVGIDDEQAMEMACEHLIGFGHKVIGHLSGMTNDKCPSAPTQRRRNAWIESLKSHRLECGPDLESPADIMTAKNGFIATNILLDRRPDITGIVASSDEMAMGAIQALRNRGILPGREVSVVGIDGHDLSAAFDLTSVEQPVQDESREMVNVLLRQIKGETHIQQKLFPTRLVVRGSSGPPVR; encoded by the coding sequence ATGGTTTCAAAGACGAACGCAAAAGCGAGAATAGAAGATGTGGCCGTCGAAGCGAATGTTTCCACGGCCACGGTTTCCCGTGCCATTCACGGTTTGTCCGGGGTGAGCAATGAAACCCGGCGTAAGGTTCTTTCGGTCGCCCGCTCCATGGGCTATTCACCCTCGCATAGCGCGATGTCCCTTGCCAGCGGCTCGACGCAATCGGTGGGATTGGTACTTCCTGATGTTTCCCGATGGTTTTTCGCTAATGCGGTGGAAGCGGCGGAACTGCTGCTCAGAACCATGAACTATGATGCGTTGGTTTATTCGTTGCCTGATTATGTTTCGGGGGGAAGGCCACGGTTCAATCCCGAAGTGCTGCGCAGTAAGGTCGATGCCGTCGCGGTTTTGTCGCTTTTCTTCGACGATGAGGAAGTTCGTCAGCTTCGTTCGTTGGATGTCCCGGTTGCTTTCCTTTCGGTGATTCAGCCGGGATTTTCACATGTGGGCATCGATGACGAACAGGCGATGGAAATGGCTTGTGAGCATCTTATCGGCTTCGGACACAAGGTGATCGGGCATCTTTCGGGCATGACCAATGACAAATGCCCAAGTGCGCCGACCCAGCGCCGTCGAAATGCCTGGATCGAAAGCCTTAAAAGTCACAGGCTTGAATGTGGTCCGGATCTTGAGTCGCCGGCCGATATCATGACTGCTAAAAACGGCTTTATCGCAACCAACATTTTATTGGATCGGCGTCCTGATATCACCGGTATCGTTGCGTCTTCCGACGAGATGGCGATGGGTGCGATACAGGCCTTGCGCAATCGTGGGATTCTACCCGGACGTGAAGTCTCCGTTGTCGGCATTGACGGGCACGATCTTTCCGCTGCCTTCGACCTCACTTCCGTCGAGCAACCGGTTCAGGATGAGAGCCGAGAAATGGTCAATGTGCTGTTACGGCAAATCAAGGGGGAAACACATATCCAGCAGAAACTGTTCCCGACACGTCTTGTCGTCCGAGGCTCGTCAGGGCCGCCAGTTCGCTGA
- a CDS encoding alpha/beta hydrolase — protein sequence MTGTGLKIDDDERKILQTWTQLDEDLADCDPNLANAVLSTRLGMGRGDMPRNSYWQDPEGIDVIADIPYCGSAGQIRGHKLDLYLPHDAVVRAGKSLPVYIDIHGGGFVYGYKELNRNFNTHLAEQGFAVFSLNYRPMPQTDFLGQLADIEAAFAWISAHLDNYPVDRNSIFITGDSAGGTLGLYSTAIERSETMAEALGIRRTGLNIKGAAYISGLFDIAAYTPGAQQNPLTSEKADTSTLSTIAPSFFGPLIKKASDWTNLDYMCRNVDLPPLFLNTSNDDFIQTETMKLSTVLSAHGRDFYLNNPHTQPGETLGHVYPVCMTWLEESAAALQKIRDFSYRQL from the coding sequence ATGACCGGAACTGGGCTCAAAATCGACGATGATGAACGCAAAATCCTGCAAACGTGGACACAATTGGACGAGGACCTTGCCGACTGTGACCCGAACCTGGCCAACGCCGTTCTATCGACCCGACTTGGCATGGGCCGCGGCGATATGCCTCGCAACAGTTATTGGCAGGACCCTGAGGGCATCGATGTAATCGCCGATATCCCCTATTGCGGAAGTGCCGGCCAAATTCGCGGCCATAAGCTCGACCTTTATCTGCCTCACGACGCGGTGGTGCGCGCGGGCAAATCCCTTCCGGTCTATATCGACATTCATGGAGGCGGATTCGTATACGGCTACAAGGAGCTCAACCGTAACTTCAACACCCACTTGGCGGAGCAGGGTTTCGCCGTTTTCTCACTGAATTATCGGCCGATGCCGCAAACGGATTTCCTCGGCCAGCTTGCTGACATCGAAGCGGCTTTCGCTTGGATTTCAGCGCATTTGGATAATTACCCGGTCGACCGGAATTCGATTTTCATTACCGGGGACTCGGCCGGCGGCACGTTGGGACTCTATTCCACAGCCATCGAACGCTCTGAAACAATGGCCGAAGCACTGGGCATCAGGCGCACGGGATTAAACATCAAGGGCGCCGCCTACATTTCCGGTCTGTTCGACATTGCTGCCTACACGCCGGGAGCGCAGCAGAATCCGCTGACCTCCGAGAAGGCAGACACCAGCACCCTTTCAACAATCGCACCGTCGTTCTTTGGCCCTCTTATCAAAAAAGCCAGCGATTGGACCAACCTAGATTATATGTGCCGCAACGTGGATCTACCGCCCCTGTTCCTCAATACGTCGAACGATGACTTCATCCAAACCGAGACCATGAAATTGAGCACGGTCTTGAGCGCACATGGCCGCGATTTCTACCTCAACAATCCGCATACGCAACCCGGTGAAACCTTGGGACACGTCTATCCGGTTTGTATGACATGGCTGGAGGAAAGTGCTGCAGCTCTGCAAAAAATTCGCGATTTCTCATACCGCCAGCTCTAA